A single genomic interval of Lathyrus oleraceus cultivar Zhongwan6 chromosome 7, CAAS_Psat_ZW6_1.0, whole genome shotgun sequence harbors:
- the LOC127106025 gene encoding uncharacterized protein LOC127106025, which yields MPPLFIYFKNHFNCLKSSRFLFLIVQAASINKSSSIHSSPNLTNKQNQKMGFVLKLVDAILFLFFLLIAIVAPLIDAQTCLPLSYFPDFLVNVKTWYTNEYGDYLVVDKPHFFVGLVWLELLFQWPLSLINIYAMFSSKPWFNTTCLIYGVSLSTSMVAVLSEMMGSKKASDKLLKMYFPFMCLGILATLRGLLTSSSKSSSAFGKRHAMARKKRA from the exons ATGCCACCActatttatatattttaaaaacCATTTTAATTGCCTCAAGAGTTCAAGATTCCTCTTTCTCATCGTGCAAGCTGCATCCATCAATAAATCTTCCTCAATTCATTCTTCCCCAAATCTGACAAACAAACAAAATCAAAAAATGGGTTTTGTGTTAAAGCTCGTAGATGCCATCTTGTTCCTGTTCTTCCTCTTGATAGCAATCGTGGCACCATTGATAGATGCACAAACGTGTCTTCCTCTCTCTTACTTCCCTGATTTTCTTGTCAATGTTAAAACATGGTACACCAATGAGTATGGTGATTATCTTGTTGTTGACAAACCCCATTTCTTCGTTGGTCTCGTTTGGCTTGAGCTTCTCTTTCAATGGCCTCTTTCTCTTATCAATATCTATGCCATGTTCTCTTCCAAGCCTTGGTTTAATACCACTTGCTTGATCTATGGGGTTTCTCTCTCCACTTCCATG GTTGCTGTACTATCAGAAATGATGGGATCGAAGAAAGCATCTGATAAACTATTGAAAATGTATTTCCCTTTCATGTGTTTGGGTATTTTAGCGACTCTGAGAGGCTTGCTGACAAGTTCCTCCAAGTCTTCATCAGCTTTTGGTAAAAGACATGCAATGGCGAGGAAAAAACGTGCTTGA